The sequence below is a genomic window from Wyeomyia smithii strain HCP4-BCI-WySm-NY-G18 chromosome 1, ASM2978416v1, whole genome shotgun sequence.
TAAGATACTTTTCGCAATTATTAATTTAGCTCTAACATAACTtgtgctatggccaaaacaggTGCTTCTACTTTGATAGTTTGTTACTTTGTGAAACTAATATATAGATCCGAATGCAACAATATTATTCTGCTGGAAAGTTTGAAGTAGATCTTAATACAATTAGAAGTGAATTGAGTTTGCTCAGCAGCTCATCTTACAAATTAGTGGAGATACATTACAAGAACTATCGCCACGTAGTTACTTTTGTGCTATTCTTGGATAACGATACATTTTGTGTCATATATCGTAATTGATTCATATTCTATTTATAGCATCTTATTGTTGACAAAAAAATACGGTGCACACAAGCGAATATATGTTCatgaaaacattttgcatttgagATGCTCTCGCTGTTGTATACCGTTTAATCGAGCACACAAAACCTAATGAACAAATGCAAATAAGATTGATCATTCTGTTAATTCTGATGTTTATATATGAGCTGCGAACATGACAATATGATTGCGCATTTTGTGCATAGTGAAATATAAACCCGTAAGCTGTCAAAACATGTATGAGGACTAAACCACACATACCAAACCATTCCCTTATCATATAAATACCAGAAAAAGTCAATATTGGTTTTTGCTTCGCTCCAAGTATTTAAACATTGTTACCGGAATTACTAATGTTTATAGCACTAAGCAAGAGTCATATCccaagaaacaatttttttgatgacatgttgaaataataaaaaatggtATCGAATACATGGAAAACATCAGTTCTAAATTTGCTTTACAACTCCGTTTAACTGACAAACACTTATTAAAAACAATACTGCGGAGAAATGATAATTAATTCATACTTTTACTACCGGAGGATATCATTATGAGTATAGGAATATGATTTACAACATACTGCAGAACCTTGTTACGTGTTCCTTTATTGACCACGCAGAATGAAACACTCAGCATTTTGTTTTTCACCGGTTCATTAATATGTGAAAACGCGTGACTGTGTGCCGAATTTCTGTCTAAACAACATTCACAAATACGCGGACATCAACACTAGGAAATTGGTAATCGTTTCGATAACAAAACACAGTGCATATGATTCCTACCTTCAAACTCGTATACCACTTCTCAATTCGCGGCACAACCCACACTGTCCTTCGGCCTTTGGTAATGAGAcggtgaagaattttttttttcaaaactcacAAAGTCACGTTCAATGGAAACTACTAAACTCTATGGTAGTTTGATTATACAACCTTAGTAAATTAGAAATGTTTACATCAGTTGTGAAGCTTATTTAACTTCACTTTTAATACGCGTTCACTGCTGCGAATACTGTGAAAAATAGCAACACCGGAAAGCGATTCTGATTCGATCTTACCGACACATTAAATGAACACTATAACTACACGTCCATCGAGTAGTACGTACAAATCTCAACTGACTGAATCAAAAGAGTTCGCGCAAATATGAGGTGGTCGCGAAACGCGTGCTCTACCTTATACAACGCCAACATCTGAGCTTGGGTAAGGACGCGTGCATAGGAATTGCGCGAGAGTTGAGCAAAATTTTCGAATCGCCGCGCCTAAGTGAGTAATCGTATCTACCACGTTCGTATTACGAACGCTTTAATGATTGCTTTAACTATTCCGATCGATCGACCCTGTAAGCGTTGTACGGGTGCACTCTTGCCGATTGCCTACACCATGAGTTTTTGTGAGATGATATACTATACCTCGAGTCCGTGAATATACAAAATTCAATACTGCATCAAAAGAATCATTGGCACTTCATTCGCATTTGCATTTGAACCGAATACATTCGCAATATGAAAGTGTATTATAATTTGTTTAGCACAGAACGTAGTTCACTAATGGCGATCGttcgttttttttctataataagaCAAACAGTTATATCAAAAACTTCTCGTCATTTTATAGTTTTCGCGTAAAATCTAACTGGTGTGCGAGATCGGAAGGAAAAGTTGTGTCCAGGTTACGGTCTGGTCTGGTACGGTCGAAAATCAGAGCGACCCCGTTCGAAGTCCGTTCTTGCCTCTGAGAATGAAAGCTGACAGTTTATCAAGAATGCGTTATATTAGTGGAAGATCCAACCATAGAGTTTTGCAGGCATGTGCTAAACTGTTTGGTTATATCGTAACAATGCAAAACTATCGGGTGACtaccaaaattttaatttttttctactgcagTCAAAAAACGTGTTCGAGAACATTTGTGTTTTTGGCGTAATCTGGTGATGCTTTATTTAGCTGAAACAGATACTTTCTATCGGCCTGGTGTTTCCTATGAAatggaatcaatttttttccaaacattCTTTCTGGTACTCTGGTTTTGAATGAAAGCCAACCTTGGGCGAAGAACGAAGTCCTTTTTTGTAGAGGTTTACACACACAATTACACACAGTCGAAACCGAAAGTTTttcgtttttaaaatattttatcgTGAACTTTTAgctaaaatttgtatgtaggcttgaaaatggtcacggtagaacaacTTTTCACTGCGGTAATCATATTCTTTTCCTTCTTACGGTGGCCAGGCTCGCTGTCATTTAGACAGCGTTCTACTGTGAACATGCTAGAGtaaacatgtcaaacgagtactCGCCACCAGGTTTGtgttttctcctcagaaaatctctagaGTGCTGGAGAatatcttgcactgcgaaaacaactgctcccACACTAGAGATTCCTTTTAACGGCGTAggtacacgaggactacacttttgcccggcaGGTTTTTTTacactttccggactacttgCCAGTGTACACTGTGGTGTTCTTCTGCGTATTCTCTTTAGAGTTTTTCACCCCTCTTATTTCtctcagatgtggggtgagctggaagtgtgtttgtctcgtTGTCACGtactgaaagggaagtgcgcgaTGATTTTTTTCTCCGCTGAGGAAAATGCCAAGCATGCTCGCCACCACGACGTTTTTTCcctaaacgtattttgacattttcgctGGAAAAGAGAATACTTAAAATACTcgttgatcttgtaataatattccTCAACAGAAACCGAAGTTAgtagacagaaaaaaaacaaaataacatcgcTTAACGAATGACAGTGTGAATCTCTTCGATGCGCGAGTGTCATTTGACCATGTTTTCTATGTGCGAGATCCTGCGGTCGTTCTATATTAATGAGCGAGATTCTACTGCGATGCACACTAACGAAGCGAATTAAATGAAACTGTTAGCCGTTATCAAACATGGTTATGACAGATATTAAAGTCTTCAAACTAGGATAAGATGTTTTGTAGGCTAGTGCTACAAAACACACCCAACATccactgccaataatatgaagcgcGGAGTATAGAAAACACCtgagcaatatcacaatagatctaatatctggtcgcagtgatgagcccacacagaAAAAACATCAATCGTGAACACAACACAAAAGTCAACGAATGAGCAATTGTATAGAGATTTTGATTCGCACAAGGCACATTGAATACAAAAAGATTGTGAAACCAAGACAAAGTTGATGCtcgatatttatttattgatttttttatttacaaatatacCAACAGGCAGAATATTACCTCAGTGGTTACTAGTACAATAATACATTAAACTACGAAACAGCGAAACAAAGATCGATGGACGCGAGCGGATAGGTGAAAATCAAACATTACTGAAACAAGGTAGAAAGctctttaaggggttatataccttttaagTCGttaaaaatgagggaagtttgaatttatttttaagagcatagcaccattttcattgcatcaaagtggtatttttctgaacgtataatttatcaacaacaaaaaaatacgtttgattttgagatataccaattattattggaataatggccgtttccccgaaacgctatttttttgtaGAGGCTTACGGTGATCATGATATAGACTcagatcgcttttatgagtattttattttcagtgcaaacgggaacgtttttaccaaaaaatgcacgttttgagcgctaaaaattgcattgaaaatttttttgcggcaaaatgtaactgtatgtttcaaaaagcgatcgttcaaggaacggcgaatttaataacgaaaatttaaaaaaaagatgaaggaaatcggttcagtagttttcccgcaatcaggatcacggcaaagtcatttttggaAAACACTGtttcgagataatcgcgtgtaaagtttcaagtttagcttatgcggccgcgGCGGGGCGCGCTgtaaatcgctctaactttcttcccaTTGCTTAGATCTTCAGGAAAATTTGTGAAATTGTTCTCAAAATGTTGTATTTGAggataatgcaataaatttttttcggttttttgaaaaccaaaaaggtatataaccccttaaagacCTATAATGGCATTGATTGCGCTATAGTTGGTGCAGCGAAATGGAATGTGTAATAATGGTGATCTCCGTAACAGCTGATAGGGAAAAGTTCCAACATATTGAATTTGACGAGGCTTTCTTCTACAAATCAATCGATGAGCGAAATGCTCACATTGTTGACTCGATAATCAATACAGCAAACCAATCTATCCGAAAGTCTTCACCTAAAGCGGGACGCAAGTCCGTTGCTTGGTGGAATGATACAATATCGCAAGCAATAAAAGACAGAAAACGTAGcttaaactttttcaaaaaacaccCAACgtctgaaaatgaaaaaaagttaaaaattctaAAATCTAAGTCGAGGGCTCTTATACGGTATCATAGCAAGCAGTCGTGGAGAAAAATGGTAGCTTCAATTAACTCGAATGTTCCGCAAACTTGTATTTGGAAACAAATTCGAAGTATTAGTGGGTTACATAAATCCAATCTAATAACATCCTTGAAGCATCATAATGCTgttttatcaaatacttctgacaTAGTTGAACTCTTGGGAAAATATTTCTCACAGGTATCTTCAACTGAGAATTACTCCCCATCGTTTAAAAGACACAAATCGAAAGTTGAAATTCTCCCACTAGTAATCATGAATAACAACAAATCGTATAACAAATCTTTTTCCTCATTTGAATTTCAATCAGCTTTGAATTCTACTAAGGGATCTTCACCGAGAAAAGACATGATTCATTATGATATGTTGAAACATTTATCTCAAACAGCTAAAACATATTTACTGAAATTTTATAATCGTATATGGACCGAACAAGTTTTTCCCAATGAATGGCGTCATTTCATATTGATCCCTATTTTGAAACCCTCCAAAGATCCATCCTTAATATCTAGCTATAGTCCAATATCCTTGACAAGTTGTCTCTGCAAACTTCTTGAAAGAATCGTGAACAAAAGATTAACCTGGTACATTGAAAGTAACAAAATTCTCTCTGACtatcaatttggctttcgccggggacGATCTACGATTGACAGCTTAACTATCCTTGAATCTGATATACAATCAGCTTTTCTGAGAAAACAACATACTTATGCTATCTTCTTCGATTTAGAAAAGGTATACGATCTAACATGGCGTCGacaaattttaaacaaattaaaaaccatAGGAAATGATGGTAATATACTTGGCTTTGTCAATAACTTTCTCCAAAATCGCAAATTTCAAGTACTACAAGGAAACACTTTTTCGTCCTCTTACGATTTAGAAAATGGAATTCCTCAAGGAGCTGTCCTAAGTGTGactttgtttttattatcaatTGATGATATCACAAAACAGATAGACCCCATATGCAAAATTCTGCTTTACGCAGATGGTATAGTATTATATATGTcatcaaattttttaaaatctttACAAAAACGGATGCAATCAGCTGTtaacaaaatgcaaaaatggTTATCTAATAACGGATTCAGAATATCAGTACCAAAAACGTCTTGCATGCATTTTTGCAGAAGGAAAAAACATAgtacaaatttagtttttcaaaTTATCAAGGATAATATCCAAGAAGTTGAAGAAGTGAGGTTCCTTGGAATGATCTGCGATAAAAAGTTGTCATGGCGAACCCAAATTGAACATGTGAAGAAGAAGTCTCTAAAGGCTATGAACATCATGAAAACATTGTCAAACTTTAAATGGGGATCTGATCGCAGAACATTGATTAAATTACATAATTCTCTAGTGCTCTCTCGGTGTGAGTATGGAAATTGCATATATTCGTCAGCATCACCTAAGCTTCTAAAATCCTTGGAACTAGTACATCACCAAGGCTTACGCATAGCAAGCGGAGCTTTTCGTTCATCTCCCGTTATCAGTATCTTAGTAGACACTGAGTTTTTGCAATTGGATATCAGACGAGAAAAACACACCTTATCACAAATGTCTAGAATCTTACGTAATCAAACTCATCCTATGTTAGAATCAATTCAACAATTACCAATTGACAACACAAATAAAAACCAAACCTTTCCTTCTAGATGCTCCCAAATATTAAACAAGCTCTGCCTAGAATTACCTAAAATCAAAACAGAGCACCTTGGTAAAATTGCTCCGTGGTTACTCCCAAAATTGGACATAAATATTGAACAAAGTGCCTTCCCCAAGAACTCTACCAACTCTGATGTATACAAGTCTCTGTTCCGTAAAATGTTATATGAAAACTCGGATTATCGACTTATGTTTACTGACGGCTCAAAATGTAACGCCATCACTTATTATGCAGTTTTCGATGAAAGcaacaacaaaatattaaaGTCAAGACTTCCAAACAATTCTTCAGTTTATAATGCTGAACTTACGGCGATTCTCAAAGCAACAAAGCATATCTTTAATAGCAATT
It includes:
- the LOC129718269 gene encoding uncharacterized protein LOC129718269 → MECVIMVISVTADREKFQHIEFDEAFFYKSIDERNAHIVDSIINTANQSIRKSSPKAGRKSVAWWNDTISQAIKDRKRSLNFFKKHPTSENEKKLKILKSKSRALIRYHSKQSWRKMVASINSNVPQTCIWKQIRSISGLHKSNLITSLKHHNAVLSNTSDIVELLGKYFSQVSSTENYSPSFKRHKSKVEILPLVIMNNNKSYNKSFSSFEFQSALNSTKGSSPRKDMIHYDMLKHLSQTAKTYLLKFYNRIWTEQVFPNEWRHFILIPILKPSKDPSLISSYSPISLTSCLCKLLERIVNKRLTWYIESNKILSDYQFGFRRGRSTIDSLTILESDIQSAFLRKQHTYAIFFDLEKVYDLTWRRQILNKLKTIGNDGNILGFVNNFLQNRKFQVLQGNTFSSSYDLENGIPQGAVLSVTLFLLSIDDITKQIDPICKILLYADGIVLYMSSNFLKSLQKRMQSAVNKMQKWLSNNGFRISVPKTSCMHFCRRKKHSTNLVFQIIKDNIQEVEEVRFLGMICDKKLSWRTQIEHVKKKSLKAMNIMKTLSNFKWGSDRRTLIKLHNSLVLSRCEYGNCIYSSASPKLLKSLELVHHQGLRIASGAFRSSPVISILVDTEFLQLDIRREKHTLSQMSRILRNQTHPMLESIQQLPIDNTNKNQTFPSRCSQILNKLCLELPKIKTEHLGKIAPWLLPKLDINIEQSAFPKNSTNSDVYKSLFRKMLYENSDYRLMFTDGSKCNAITYYAVFDESNNKILKSRLPNNSSVYNAELTAILKATKHIFNSNFNKYIIITDSLSALSALSDYSSNHPMIQSIFDNIFSCQQKSKTIKLYFVPSHMGIHGNEIADKAEKEASHEPNSRGKLLAKDFINFSKNGMSQHWENKWNNITENKYRLIRNSTSHWHCVNKFSKRDAVVLTRLRLGHTSYTHSYLMSKDNPPICDSCKQNISVQQIFEHCSKYTAIRKSFSNNGIDALKDNMKSIKNVINFMKQTDLYDLI